The DNA sequence TGGGATTAgacattttttcgcatttttgtttcagcggaaaccaaataagcaagcttgaacAATACAGTTCAAGTACaatagatgattaaaaaaaaaaaaaaaaaaaaaagagaaaaatttgcagttactgccatttacctgcctaCGGCAGTATGACGTTGATGATGTCGTGTTTTGCACTCATACTCCATCAGGGGTAAAATCGCCTTATTATTTACTAAAAACAAAGAGTTTTGAATCACTATTGAACTAATAACCAGAATTAAACTTTAATAATATAGAACTAAAAACCGAATTTTCCGGAATCCGGCTCAGCCCCAATCAGTTCAGCCTTCAGAGGTCCCACtgtaaaattaaatcaaacaaacaaaaaactagCTTGAGATCATTAGCATCACAAATCGAACACAAAGTATTTATCTTTCGACCCATCCGTGCAGTCGGTGTCATTGGACAACGCTATGGACACGTTTTTGTACAAACTGCTAGGCTGGCCAATGCTGCCCATAGACGTGTAGCTTCTGTTCAAGTGGGTGTCAGCACTGTGGTTGCCCAGGACGGCGCTGCTGATTGACTTTGGAAGCATCAGCAAACTGTGGCTGATGTGTTTCTCTCCCGTGTATACCACGTGAGTGTTCATTCGATTTCTTCGCCGGAGTTCTGTCCATTCTTTGTACCTTTTGTGGTCTGCCTTCAGCATGCGAGCAGCCATTATGATCAACATGATCAGTATACAACCACCTGCTATAGGAACAGCGATGACAGCAGCTTTGAACCATACTTGCTGCTGCTTTGATgaattattgttgttgttgccACTATGCCTGTAGAAGTAGTCCTCGTTGGAAAGGTAACCTGAAGGGGAAAAATTGAATAGCAGTTTGAGTACTTTTAAAACGAACTTAGTTATTGAAATTCAAGTGTTAAATGGTGTATACTAATTAAGAATGCTAATTAAAATGTGCGTCTGTCAAAAGTGCTGAAAAACGTTTCAATCATTCAgccttttctaaaattaaatacatattacaaaaacctgtttttttttaaatattttttttaaagaaagaaataaataagagaaaatatCAGTACATAATCCGTTTAAAATTCGATTAAATACTTTCGGGATGTCGCTCATGACCGAATAGATCTCTAAAAGACCAACTCCCTAAAATGAACGGTGCAGTAAAATTCTTATAAAATGAAGGGTTcccgttcttttgaacgataatatttattttatagttcTCTCTGTTAGTCGCTTATAAAAAAATCCTAATTCATTTTTTTGTATGTCTTTTGAAAAAGTCTCATTTTATacatattcaaattattattattatttttttcatttgtaaccATACTAGGATGGGACTATTTCTTTTTGGAAATAATGGACTATTTCACCGTAAAAGttcataatattgctttttttttaatttttctttaacattgaaaatgttttatgggACGGTATTCGGTgaccttttaaaaagaaattcaattagCGTCACGTcaaattgaataattttatttaccaaacaaaatttatttatccGCTTTTATAGCATGTTGGAACCAAACCTGCAATTTTTGCAACAGAAAACAGGTGTCATGTTTTACCTCCCCGCCACAGGTCACcgaaaaagaaaatcagaaaCAACTTGATACatctaaataaaagttttttgattaAGTTCTTATTGGCATATTTTTTTACTGTCAGGTACTTATATTCGCTTttccgtaaaaaaaatattactcatgTAATGAAACTTATCATTGGACGTAACTGCAACGGacacctgcaactttttttaaatgaacaacgTCATCCAAATGAGTGAGTTCAATGtacgaattaaaaaattaaggggATCATATAAAAATAACGATATTACCCATCTCTTAAATACTTTAAACATATCAAAATGCTGActtctttaaaacaataataaaaatatattttttcagaaaaataaataaatataataataataaaaaccagtACGATTACAAAAAAGCGCAAGGAGATTATAGTCGCTTTCACTTGTAATTTGTTTTTGTCAATCACAACAAAAATATGCTGTTAGGGCGTTGGACGAGGCAGAATTGAACGCATCTATTCGTTtacaggggtggtagtttgttcgttaCATATATGCGCTTTTGCTTCATAATTTTTTGGACGcagttttgtaaaaatcagaatttgttcacgacgatattttttaaaatcaaaactacatTCGATCTATATTatcactacaaaaattaattgatttataatTTAACAACATAACTCTgatcttaccattttgcttttacatttccggacaaaatgaaagcattttatttcctttttgttgtttccatggaaaCTTTTTTTGTATCCCTCATTTTATTTCAGAGAATGCCATAAATCGTAAGGctcattcaaatgaaacccggTCAGTGCGTCTAACTTCACATTAGACGTTAGAGGGTGTCTCGCAACTGCGTGTATGGAGGCACCAtctattggtagagagactgatgtATTCGCaacgtttggtgttgcacacaGGGACAGCATGGTTTCACACCGAAGTGAAGATGGTCACACAAGCTATCGTCCACAACGGTTTTTGACCTCAATGGCCCACTCCTTGTTGAGTTACTGGAATGGGGATTGGGGAATCACCATCAATGACTAGTGTTATCAAGCCCTTTTACAGAATCTCACACGGGCCATTAAGTCGAAACGGCCTGTCATGTTGTCCAAAGGTGCCCACACACGGCCAATGCGGTAAAGACGACATTGCAGTAGTTTCGGTGGGAAACGCTGGAACTTCCACAATGCAGTCCAGACCTTTAACCGTATGACTTTCATGGGTCAGATGTTTCAGAAGTCAGATGTTTTTGGACCTCTGAAACAAGCTATTCTGAAAAGTGATCGCAGACATCGATTCACAACGAACGACGAAGTGTGTGACTGGGTCCAGGTCTAGATCCAACAGCAGCCTATTAGCTTCTCCAAAGATGGAATCGACCGACTAATgtcgcaaagagaaaaatgtgCCAACAGTTTTGTAAACTGTTTTCGAGTTAATAAAATCGTTACCGTTGCTTTCCACTAGTGAccgggtttcatttgaatgcccctCATAATTAGGCACTGGTAACATTATAAAAAgcatgcatcaaaatcccatcgccaTTTTGCTTTCTCACATGCTAgactcattcagatggaatcgtcttaacttggacgattgccgaattacatataATTCGTGGTCAAACTGTACACAAGAAATCGTACTGATACTACATGGTCCTGGTTGAGAAAAGCTGAAAAACCTTCCGAAAACAGCGATGTAAATTAACAGGAATTCGAATAGCTTCGTGGGCAAACGTATTTATGCGTGCCAGTGTTGGATATGAAAAGCAGAGCTGCAAGGTTGGCGTCAGGAGTAGAAGAGTTTATAATTCCAAGactcggagtctgtcatttttcctccgaatCCGTCGCAACTCTGCCACGGCTGCGGGgacagagtcggagtcagactgattttaggataaaggagtcggagttgaccATGTTCCCTTCGATTACACGGCCTTTAAGAAAGGTCAGCATAAGAAAAGTCTAGTCCAGCAGATACTATCAACAGCAAATTAACTGACAAGTTTGCATTACACGCTGATTGCAAATAGAATGTTTTGAATCTCTAAAAGTAAGTTAATGTTTTGAAAAGTGCCCACACAAAAAATTAAGCAAAGGAAAATTAAACAAGAGGAAAAAGAAAACTGGCCTTCAAGATTTCGGTATCTCGGTATTTACTCCGGTAtcacggttaaaaaaaaaaaaaaaaaaaaaaaaaaaaaaaaacccggaagtGTATTTTTTGTCCGGTATTTCCATCATAAattgtcaaaaatgcaaaattcacTTAAAATGAAAAGAGAACCAGGGACATGCCTCACATTTAAAAGGATTGTAGGAATATGGCTCAAATACAGGTTtgtcagacgtcccggtttgaccggaaAAGTCCtgattttcagacaaaatcccccGGTTCAGACAAaatgtcccggccggtttactttgTGTCccggtaaaaaataaattttattatagatGACCGAAAAATTCTTACaataattaactgtgaaagaatatttatgaTAATTACTTTCGCATTTGAACATTGATGTGTAAAATTATTATCGGACTTGCTTGTAAGGATTTTTAGAACAAGATTAAAACTATAAAAGATATAAGAATAAAAAGTGTGTGTAAATATTGTTCGACTTTTTAAGTGTATCTTCTTACTGATATAACTTGcaaatattaacatgtaaaacatttatctgCTTTTATCATTTCTAAGTACCaatgttttaggttcataattagtaaccatttattcatagcatgaaGAATGAACTGCCCTATAAAACGTCCTAAAAAACAGCCATGTACCCTTCTGAATACTCCCGAGGCTGTGGGAGGTCTGGTGTGTACCggctgaacatttcagaaatctggcaagccttcTCAAATACCACCctgactttgaaaaataaatattttaacatattagtgggcgtgttttttttttttttttccttttccgaaaaaaattgctttgagtaTATACCCTTCCCTTCAGGAAAAATTCGGAAAGACAGGCTGCCCAAGGGCGGATCCGGTTTCTAATTTTGAAAGGCGTCATTATTGAAGTAAGAGAGCACAAATAGGAAGAGGGTGGATAGTGTAATCTTCGGACAGAAATACTCGGTTTCGGGTTCTCTCTCGTCgattcattaaaatttaagtCAGCAAAACGTATGTGTACAGCACGAGACAAGCATGAAATgtgtacagtaaaactcctcaactgcggacactaacgggacacatttttttttgtccgcaatagaggggtgtccgttaggaggggttttactattatttctagttttataatatttttttcaattcagaaaTTCACTGAAAACACATTACCTGTCATATAACTATGGTTTAGCCGATAAACTGGATCTTGGGGAtctaaattatttctgaaatagttGCACATATCTTCCCGGCAGCAGAGACGAGTGGGGTAAGTCTGAATCTCCACCCCTTGCAGAGTGTTAGGACATTTTAGTGGCTCCACCTGTTGGCTCGCGTCGGAGATGAGCTCGATGCAGGCGTGGCGCGACTGCCAGAGGTCGTCACTGAAGCCGAAGTGGTCGGATATGCAGACTCCGAGCGGGGACTTGCACATGTAACCAGACGTCACACACACTGGGAGATTGCAATAGCAGCGAACGTCAGCTGTAGAAGGAagatagtattttaaaaattcaagcaaAGAAAGGAATTTTAGAAATCAGACTAAAGACATTCACAAAAATAGATGGCTTTTTTGACtggatttaatttatttttctaaagttCTTCAAGTAAATACTCATTTATTCCCTTTTGCTTTTTCCCcccttttaatattttgttttttattcgcAATATAAGCTgtatgagaccccccccccccaccccttcgaACAATATACCTTGcttcgcgttcaatcttcgagctgaaccgaaccattgcttcggtcactcgtctggtctgctaattctatattagctaccagtttgtttcgcactcttggcttccataagaggttttccatctccagctcagtcactttcctatgccgggctgatgagtgctaataagcacgaaactgcagtcctcggccggaaatgactgaactggcggtgtatttcaaatatACAAACATgtccaggcccgtcatttcaaatttttttcacggGGACGGCAAAGGGCTAAGGTCACATACTGAATGCATATTATACCAAGAAACAACAGAACCAAGCCCACTCATATGTATTTCTTAaggctggggggggggaatgggtcAATTTCCCCCTTTTGATCCTCCTAAATGAGGGGTCTGGACATATCAGGCGGAGTTTAAGAAGTTTTCTTCGTATTGAGGTATGTGACAAATATGtgggtttcaaaaataaaaacagacaCAAAAAGACTATGTTAAATATCACACAGTCTATATACACATATCATACAGTCAATCTTTGAAAAAGGATTCGGAGCATTAACTTGCTCTGCCCTGGTATCAGTTTGAGCACAAACTTCTTAATCGTTATCgagaacaataataatagtaattatcaagttattttcttaataattattttaagcatagtAAAATCGGTTCCCgtttttctcactttaaatttaataatgcgtgtgaaaaaaaatcaatcaagttCTTTTTCCTCCGGATGGCAACAATATAGGCTTAATACCAAGGGCTTTTGAAGCTTTGAAAGCAATCCAGATAGCTTTCAAAAGATTTCAGtacctgatattttttttattacttcagtAAACTTGCAATAGCTCatatgttaataaaaaagtacTCAATTTTAAAAGGcaataaacaaaatgttttgctAAAAAATCACGGACGTTTTCAATTTCTTAAGTAACAAAACTTCAAGTAACaacttattcaaattattattattattattattattattattattattattaaagaaaatagatgagctgtcacgtgcgggacaaaagaTTAATTTATCCGTACAATGCCTAATTTCGGTgaagtaaattaataattttgctAATTCGTTCGCAACGCGATTAAGAGATGGCAGCACTACATACTCCAGGTTGTTTTTCTCTTTCGATCCGAGAGCGGCAGCTCGTCTCGGCTTCTCccaagtcagtcaggcaggcgtCCTCCGCATCAGCCGGCGCCGCATCCCATCCCGTCATCCGGCTCTATTTATACGCGCAGAGGGATAGAGAGAGCGTTGGCATCCAGCCATAGGGTTTAACGCCGGATAATAATAACAGACGGCGACAGGACGGACgggcacttaaaaaaaaaaaaaagaagatcccGCAATGTCCAATTGCGCTGCCATTGTTGTAGAGGAATGCCGCCCTCCCTCCCTCGTTCTTTCTTTCATCCACAGCTTCTCTTCTTTATCTCCGGAGGCAGCGCTGTTGACGCATCACGCGGAACATGCTTTTGCGACTGTCTGGCATCCAGAGAGAGTCGCCAACATTCGCACATTAAAACTCATATTAAGATTGCTGGCAAAAATACCCTTTCAGGAAATTACTAAGAGAAAATTCTTCTCTCCTTGGAAGTAGGCGCGAATTGGTTAAACACCTTCGGTACTGGAGATTGCGTGGTGGTGATGGATCgccccaaacttaaaatttttcggCGGGCGGAAATTCTCtgtttgctgaatggaactctaAAAAttaataaggacatttttgggaggtcagagTGACCTCCCATAAGGGCGCCCCTGGCAACGGATAAGTGACAGATAGCTTACTAGACGACAATTTTTTgcatatatatacagtaaaaccttgttTATCCGGCCCTCGTTTATTTAGATCTCCATGCTTTATTCGACCGCGTTTGAACCActgagaataaataaaatagagggagtgaagactttcgttcGTGAAGCAAAGATGCCATGTCACGTGataagattttaaagcaaagcattggaagaaatcaggttcctttcgctagtttcacggaAAAAGTGTCAACCATTtatcgttgttgagtcacgtgacttaggATCtgtgcctcagcttttgctaagcaaagGTTTGGACTTGTTCCCTCCATttatattcctgctctaaggattGAACCAGAACACATTAAACCAATTCTGTGTTGAGAAATGctgcaaaaaattgttttatttttttaatgcattgtagACAATTCTACCTAATTTGACCTGCGAGcatatgtaacaaaatatttttttttttttggcgcaatgTGGCGATATGTCTATTTTTTTAAGGACTTGTTTTGCTTATTATCCGTTCTTTCCGGATTATACGGATTTCCATTTATCCGGTTTGCCTTTTTTCCCAGTTAGCCCAGATGAACGAGGTCGTACTATGtaatgaaataaaagaatattGTTACTATTATATACGTAGTAGGATCCATAAATatgatgcataaaaatataatgaataaagCAGAATTCACAGAAATACAACTTCGTTCATGGTTCACAAGAAAATCGATTTAATAATGGACTGTAAGAATTGAATTCATAAGAATTCGCGCAAAAACTCAACACACAAACTCAAGAACACACTTGGAATGATGAAAATAACACGacacaacaaaaacaaattagAGTGCGAATCAaagtcaaagtattttttaactgttgccattacTATTTACAGAAATTTGCAgattaaattaataatgaaaacacGGAGGaagaaaatttagttttatataaagaaaagTTTCACGGATTTTACAGTAGTTACattcacataaaaattaataataaagcaTGAAATGGAACAGAgtcatttttttctccttctctTTTTGCATCTTCTTGCTGTATCAAAGGTCAGAGACTATGGTCATAAATGACGGTCAGAGTAATTTTATCAAtcattatttaaaatgcttttcatttCAACGTTTGAAAAGATTTTCCTCTCAAGCTACATCACAAAAatcaattcaatttttaaaaacagagaCATACTCACACTTTAAGGAAGGATGTTGGATTTATAAGTTTTTGCCTCAAAGTATATGCGTTGCAAAGCTTACAAACATTG is a window from the Uloborus diversus isolate 005 chromosome 6, Udiv.v.3.1, whole genome shotgun sequence genome containing:
- the LOC129224640 gene encoding BMP and activin membrane-bound inhibitor homolog is translated as MMFSSPHGIQTTRFLSACLQTALLLMSVFHTGISSVKADVRCYCNLPVCVTSGYMCKSPLGVCISDHFGFSDDLWQSRHACIELISDASQQVEPLKCPNTLQGVEIQTYPTRLCCREDMCNYFRNNLDPQDPVYRLNHSYMTGYLSNEDYFYRHSGNNNNNSSKQQQVWFKAAVIAVPIAGGCILIMLIIMAARMLKADHKRYKEWTELRRRNRMNTHVVYTGEKHISHSLLMLPKSISSAVLGNHSADTHLNRSYTSMGSIGQPSSLYKNVSIALSNDTDCTDGSKDKYFVFDL